The following DNA comes from Terriglobales bacterium.
CAGGCCACCAGAAAATATTGCGCGATCTGGCGGCTGAATCACCCGACATCTGCCTGCTCGATACAGAGGCGTATCTGCGATAACTTCGGCAGTTCCTGCCTCAACTACCTGACGTCACTCCGGCACAAGCAGGCGTTCGACTACTCAATTGACCGCTTGGAAGAGCTTCCGTACCTTTGGCAAGGGGTCAATCCTTTCTTCGGACATGGGCACTCAAGCAAATACCGTGAAACCTGATCAGGCACGGATAACCGATCATCACTTCCGAAAGCTGAAACTCGGCGGATTCGTAGCGGTACTTTACGCTTATTGCGCCGCAGGTCCATTCGGCTTCGAGGAGATGATTTCCACCTCCGGCCCTGGCATGTCTTTGTTGTTCCTGATGGTCGTGCCCTGGCTGTTCTCCCTGCCCATGTCGCTGGCTACATCGGAAATGGCCACCGCAATGCCGGTTCAGGGAGGGTTTTACCGGTGGACGCGGGCGGCATTCGGTGACTTTCTTGGCTACCAGTGTGGCTTCTGGAACTGGTCCGGCACCTTCCTGATGAATGCCGCGTATGCCGTCATCCTCGCGGACTACTGTGCGCAGTTGTTTCCCACGCTCGCATTCGGATTGCGCCACTGGCTTGTCGCCATTTTCTTTCTGCTCCTCGTGGCTGCCATAAACATCCTCGGCATCCGGACTGTTGGCGAGGTCAGTGCGATTCTTCTGCTCACGGTGCTTATTCCCGTCGCCATCTTTACCTTCATATGCTTCACGCACGCGCAGGTGAATCCATTCGTGCCGCTCACGCCACCGGGGAAGCCATGGCGAGATGTCTACGGAGTCGGGTTGGCGCTGGGGCTTTGGCTCTATTCGGGATACGAACAACTCTCGACGGTTATTGAAGAAGTGGAGCGCCCGGAGCGTAATTTCCCCCGCGGCCTTGCGCTGATGGTTCCTCTCGCGATGGTCACCTTCCTGCTACCGATCATGGGCGGTATCGCGGCCAGTGCCGACTGGCAAAATTGGACAACCGGCTACATCGTTACGGTCGCGCGCAGAGTCGGCGGGGAACCTATGGCAATCGCCATGTTTGGCGCTGCCATGATCTCTGTTCTTCTTGGGCTCCAAAGCACCCTCATGTCTGCCGCACGACTGCCATTCACAATGGCCGAGGACGGATACTTCCATCGGGGCCTCACCCAGTTGCACCGCCGCTTTCGCACACCCGTGCGTGGAATCCTGCTTTCCACCGCCTTGTGTGCTGGTCTCGCTCTTTTCAGCGTCCCGCAATTGATCGCCGTCTACATGTGGCTTCGTGTTGCAACGTCGGTGTTGACGCTGCTGTCGGTATGGCGCCTGCGACGTATCGCACCCGACATGCCTCGCGGCTTTCGAATCCCTGGCGGAAGACTAGGGTTGGCCCTGGTAGTGATTGTCCCGTTATCGCTGTTTGCGTGGGCGCTGATCAACGGAGATAAGGCCGCCCTCCTTTGGGGACCTGCCTATATGGCCGCTGGGCCTCTCTCATACCTAATACTCCGAAACACTAAGCTCAGCAGCCAGACGCAATAAAGAGAGGGCGGGAGCGCCCCGCCCGTGAATATCAGGAGATCACCATTTGGAACAGACCTACTTCGCGAACATAACGAGATACGCGTACCCGTAAACGACCCAGAACGCCAGGCTCACCAGCATCGATTTCCAATGGATTCGAAGCCGGCGAGCCATGCGCTGCGCCGGACTTGAACGTGCGCGCTTGTCCGGCAACCTCTGCAGTATCTCGATCCAAAATTGTGCGGTTGATTCGTAGCCGTAAATTTTGGGAATTGTTCGAGACGTCATGCTCCGCTCCAAGTGATCTATCGACCGAAACGTAGCACGGTTGAGGTACGAAAGTACCTGATCACGAGCGAAGTTTTTTGTCTTGGATTCCCGAAACGGCTGGCGTCCCAAAACGGAGCTGCCGACTACTCCGTCATCCCACAGGCCTGGCCAATCTCACGCCACAATTCGTTGCGCCCGGCCCCCGTTTTCGTTGAATAAGGAAGGATCTGTTCCACCCCGAACGACTGCTTCAAGGTGCGGACCGAATTACTCAGAACATTATTCGAGATACGATCCGCTTTCGTGCCTACGATCACGTGCGGCTTCTGGTTGAACTTCAACCACTCGATCAGTTGCTTATCTTTTTCCTGCGGAGGGATGTTCGTATCCACCAGTACGATGCACAGGGCGAGCGTCTGGCGCTGCTCCAGGTAGGGTTCAATGAATTTCGGCCATTCCGCCGAAATTTCCTTCGAAAGCTTCGCATAACCGTAGCCTGGAAGATCGGCGAAATAGAGCTCAGGACCGCCCTTCCCAGCCCGCCGGACGGCAAAAAAATTGATGCTCCGGGTCCTTCCCGGAGTTGAACTCGTCTTGGCCAGCTTCTCTCCCAAAAGAGAGTTGATCAGGCTCGACTTGCCCACGTTGGATCGTCCCAGGAACGCCACCTCTGGCGGCCCCAGCTTGGGGAAGTGAACAGTGTCCATTGCGGACAGCATGAATTGGGCGGAGACACGCATCGTAACCTTCTAGTTTCCAGCTTGCAGACGCACTTGGCAAGTCAGGCGATGTATTCGCGGATGTACTCGTCGGTACAATTCACCAGTTCATGTACCGTGCCATCGAAGATAATCTTGGCGTCCCTGAGAATCAGAAACGTCGAGGGTGCCTCAATCTTGCTACCCTCGGGGATGGGCACCATGTGCCCGGCTTTCTCGTCGAAGTAGTTCGATACCATCGTGAAGGTGTCGGGAAGCCGGTGAGTCGCCATCAGCGCGCTGGTGTGATACACGTCCCGCTGTTTCACCAAGAGTTCAATGATGGTCGTTGAGGTTACCGGATCTAATCCGGCCGTCGGAGAGTCATAAAGGATCACCTGCGGTTGCGTAATGATGGCCCGCGCTATGGCCACCCTTCGGCGCATTCCACCGGAGAGTTCCGAAGGAAACTGCTCGAACGTGGGTTCCAATTCAACGAACCGAAGCGCTTCGCGCACTCGGCGATCAATCTCATCCTGGGGTACGCCCTCTTCGATAAGACGGTATCCCACGTTCTCCCAGACTTTGAGCGAGTCAAACAGCGCGCTTTCCTGGAACACCATGCCCACTTGGCGTCGCAATTCGAATAAGTCGTCCTCCTTCATGGCATTCACATGTTGCCCCAGAAGAAAGATGTCGCCTTTGTCCGGTTTGATCAGCCCCAGTGCCAGCTTCAGGATGGTGCTCTTTCCTGATCCCAGGACGCCAAGCATCATCTTCGTCTCACCGCGGTTCAATTCGAACGAAATATCGTCGAGCACCACATTCCGATCGAAGGCAATGGACACGTGATCAAAGATCACGGTTTTTTCCACTGCAAGTTGATCGTTCGTGGGCGGAGCGGTCGACATCAGCCGACCCGCATAAAGACCATGAGGAGTTTGGTGAAGAAGAAGTCTATGACCACAATGAGCACGGAAGCTGCTACCACGGCCTGCGTGGTCGCGCGACCCACCCCTTGGGTTCCACCTTTAGCGGAGAGACCGTAATAACACCCGACGCTCGCGATGATAAATCCGAAGAGCAAAGGCTTTGTCAGGCCCATGAAGACGTCGGGAAACTCCAGCGACTGCCAGGCTTTCGACCAGTACTGGTTGCTATCGAGACCCAAGGCAAAACGGGCCACCACCCAACCACCCGCCAGTCCGACAAGGTCGCTCAGGATCGTCAGCACGAAAAGCATTGTCACTGCGGCAATCAGCCGAGGCGTAACCAACTTTTTCGTCGGATCGGTTCCAAGCGCCCGCATGGCGTCGATCTGCTCGGTCACCTTCATGGATCCCAATTCGCTCGCGATACCCGAGGAGTTTCTTCCCGCAACCATCAATCCCGTCAACACAGGACCCAGTTCGCGGACCATCGTCAGGCTGACGAGCTGGCCGGTAAGCGAAAGCGATCCAAAGCGTTGCAATGTATTGGAACTCTGCAGGGCGAGCACGGCCCCGATGGAGAATCCGGTCAGCGCGACCACGGGAAGTGACCCTACGCCGATTAGGTCAGCTTGCATCAGTGTGTCGGCCAGGTATCGTGGTTTCCGAAACAGGTTCGCAACCGCCTGCATGCACAGGACGGAGTACTCCTGAACTGCCAATACACTGTCTTTAGCGATGTCAGTCGGAGACCGTAATTGCATGTCGGGCTTAGCCGGACTTCTTTGGATTGGCTACGCGGAACTATAACAGAAGCTCAAATGAAGCGCCTATACCGATTACCGATCTTCTAGCTTGCGGCGCTTTGACGATAAAGAGCCTTCTCGGCTTCTTCGACCGTATCGTACATCTTCAGTAGCTGCCCAACTCTCGTGACCGTGAGGATCCGTTGCGCCATGCCATGAACGCCGGCCAGCGCCAGTTTCTTGCCGGATTTCTCGCGCGTCACATAGGCGTTCACGAGGAAACCAATTGCCGCGGAATCTATGTAGGAAAGATCGCTCACGTCGAGTACAAGCGTCGGCTCCGGATGAGAGTCCCAAATTTCCTGGAAGGCCACCAGGTGCTCTAGTACCAGCGGTCCCGAAACAGAAAGGATGGCGCACCCCGGGTGGATACCATTTCGAATCGTTACCGAGAACTCATTGTTGGCCATGCGCACCCCTAATGTAGACAGCAACGGCGCCTGATGCAACGCTAAGGTGAATAAAGCTGGGAGTAACGAGCAGGCTATTCGCGTGCCCGCTTTTTAATTTCGATGTTAAGGCGTTTGATCTTCTGGTTAAGTGTCGAAAGTGGTATTCGGAACCGCTCCGCCGCGTCTGTCTGATTCCATGCGCATTTTTCCAGCATGTCGACAATCAGGCGACGTTCGCATTCTTCTACCAATTCGAACAGCGACGCGTCGGGACGGTGATCAAGCAGTTGCAATCCGGCGGAGCGGCCAACGATATTGTCGGGAAGCAAATCAACGCCGATGTTGCTTGTTGAACTGAGCACAACTGCGCGCTCCATCACGTTTTCCAGTTCCCGAACGTTGCCGGGCCAGGTGTAATCCAGCAGGCTGCGCAGCGCTTCCGGTGAAATTTGCCGGGGCCCGCGCTCGTTCTCAGCAGCGAACTTATGCAGAAAGTGTTCCACGAGCAGCGGAATATCTTCCTTGCGGCTACGCAATGCTGGGAGGTCGATCGTAATCACGTTCAACCGGTAATAGAGGTCCTCGCGGAACTTGCCTTCCTTTACCAGTTGCTTGAGGTCGACGTTGGTGGCGGCAATGATCCTTACGTCCACCTGGATTTCCTGCACCCCGCCCAGGTGCATGAACTTTCTGTCCTGGAGCACGCGCAATATCTTCGCCTGCGTCTCCACGCCCATGGT
Coding sequences within:
- a CDS encoding ATP-binding cassette domain-containing protein; protein product: MSTAPPTNDQLAVEKTVIFDHVSIAFDRNVVLDDISFELNRGETKMMLGVLGSGKSTILKLALGLIKPDKGDIFLLGQHVNAMKEDDLFELRRQVGMVFQESALFDSLKVWENVGYRLIEEGVPQDEIDRRVREALRFVELEPTFEQFPSELSGGMRRRVAIARAIITQPQVILYDSPTAGLDPVTSTTIIELLVKQRDVYHTSALMATHRLPDTFTMVSNYFDEKAGHMVPIPEGSKIEAPSTFLILRDAKIIFDGTVHELVNCTDEYIREYIA
- the yihA gene encoding ribosome biogenesis GTP-binding protein YihA/YsxC, giving the protein MRVSAQFMLSAMDTVHFPKLGPPEVAFLGRSNVGKSSLINSLLGEKLAKTSSTPGRTRSINFFAVRRAGKGGPELYFADLPGYGYAKLSKEISAEWPKFIEPYLEQRQTLALCIVLVDTNIPPQEKDKQLIEWLKFNQKPHVIVGTKADRISNNVLSNSVRTLKQSFGVEQILPYSTKTGAGRNELWREIGQACGMTE
- a CDS encoding APC family permease — its product is MKPDQARITDHHFRKLKLGGFVAVLYAYCAAGPFGFEEMISTSGPGMSLLFLMVVPWLFSLPMSLATSEMATAMPVQGGFYRWTRAAFGDFLGYQCGFWNWSGTFLMNAAYAVILADYCAQLFPTLAFGLRHWLVAIFFLLLVAAINILGIRTVGEVSAILLLTVLIPVAIFTFICFTHAQVNPFVPLTPPGKPWRDVYGVGLALGLWLYSGYEQLSTVIEEVERPERNFPRGLALMVPLAMVTFLLPIMGGIAASADWQNWTTGYIVTVARRVGGEPMAIAMFGAAMISVLLGLQSTLMSAARLPFTMAEDGYFHRGLTQLHRRFRTPVRGILLSTALCAGLALFSVPQLIAVYMWLRVATSVLTLLSVWRLRRIAPDMPRGFRIPGGRLGLALVVIVPLSLFAWALINGDKAALLWGPAYMAAGPLSYLILRNTKLSSQTQ
- a CDS encoding STAS domain-containing protein — protein: MANNEFSVTIRNGIHPGCAILSVSGPLVLEHLVAFQEIWDSHPEPTLVLDVSDLSYIDSAAIGFLVNAYVTREKSGKKLALAGVHGMAQRILTVTRVGQLLKMYDTVEEAEKALYRQSAAS
- a CDS encoding ABC transporter permease — translated: MQLRSPTDIAKDSVLAVQEYSVLCMQAVANLFRKPRYLADTLMQADLIGVGSLPVVALTGFSIGAVLALQSSNTLQRFGSLSLTGQLVSLTMVRELGPVLTGLMVAGRNSSGIASELGSMKVTEQIDAMRALGTDPTKKLVTPRLIAAVTMLFVLTILSDLVGLAGGWVVARFALGLDSNQYWSKAWQSLEFPDVFMGLTKPLLFGFIIASVGCYYGLSAKGGTQGVGRATTQAVVAASVLIVVIDFFFTKLLMVFMRVG